The following coding sequences lie in one Haematobia irritans isolate KBUSLIRL chromosome 3, ASM5000362v1, whole genome shotgun sequence genomic window:
- the Gbeta13F gene encoding guanine nucleotide-binding protein subunit beta-1, protein MNELDSLRQEAESLKNAIRDARKAACDTSLVQAAASLEPIGRIQMRTRRTLRGHLAKIYAMHWGNDSRNLVSASQDGKLIVWDSHTTNKVHAIPLRSSWVMTCAYAPSGSYVACGGLDNMCSIYNLKTREGNVRVSRELPGHGGYLSCCRFLDDNQIVTSSGDMTCGLWDIETGQQVTSFLGHTGDVMALSLAPGCQTFVSGACDASAKLWDIREGVCKQTFPGHESDINAVTFFPNGQAFATGSDDATCRLFDIRADQELAMYSHDNIICGITSVAFSKSGRLLLAGYDDFNCNVWDTMKAERSGILAGHDNRVSCLGVTENGMAVATGSWDSFLRVWN, encoded by the coding sequence ATGAACGAGTTGGACAGTTTGAGACAAGAAGCCGAATCCCTTAAAAATGCCATACGTGATGCCCGTAAGGCTGCCTGCGACACAAGTTTGGTGCAGGCAGCAGCGTCTTTGGAACCCATTGGTCGTATACAGATGCGCACAAGACGAACATTGAGGGGACATTTGGCGAAAATCTATGCCATGCATTGGGGCAACGATTCACGCAACCTAGTATCAGCATCTCAAGATGGCAAATTGATAGTTTGGGACTCGCATACCACAAATAAAGTCCATGCTATACCGTTGCGCTCGTCTTGGGTCATGACGTGTGCATACGCGCCCTCGGGCAGTTATGTTGCCTGTGGTGGTCTAGATAATATGTGTTcaatatacaatttaaaaacCCGCGAGGGAAATGTGCGTGTATCCCGCGAATTACCCGGACATGGTGGCTATTTGTCATGCTGCCGTTTTTTGGACGACAATCAAATTGTAACCAGCTCGGGTGATATGACCTGTGGTCTATGGGACATTGAAACTGGCCAACAAGTTACATCGTTCTTGGGCCATACTGGTGATGTTATGGCTCTCTCACTTGCGCCTGGTTGTCAAACATTTGTTTCTGGTGCTTGTGATGCTTCGGCAAAACTTTGGGATATACGAGAGGGCGTATGTAAACAAACATTCCCTGGCCACGAATCAGATATAAACGCAGTGACGTTCTTCCCCAACGGTCAGGCATTCGCCACAGGTTCGGACGATGCCACCTGTCGTCTCTTTGATATACGAGCTGATCAAGAATTAGCCATGTATTCGCATGACAATATCATCTGCGGCATTACGTCGGTGGCATTCTCAAAGAGTGGTCGCTTGCTGTTAGCTGGCTACGATGACTTTAATtgcaatgtttgggacacaatgAAAGCCGAACGTTCTGGTATATTGGCTGGCCACGATAACCGGGTCTCGTGTCTGGGTGTGACTGAAAATGGAATGGCAGTAGCAACGGGTTCATGGGATTCCTTTTTGCGTGTGTGGAATTAA